The genome window ACTGAGATATACTTTTCGCCTCAAAACCCATCGGCAATATATTTGAATTCGGTGTATGGTCTGCAAGTAAGGCTGGATTTATCGCGTCTTAGAGGATCGCATAAAGTTTACCCGTTGGCTAGATCCGGCCACTCAATGAACCAGGCCGTCGCTTGGGACGGGAAGCTGAAGGGGAGCCATTCTTCGAAGGCCCTATGCCTTACCGTAAATTTTCCTTACGTTTTACTGAATAAGGTCGCTATCTTGCAACTAGACAGAATTAATATTTGGTAGGATTTAGTAAATAAGTGCGCCATGAAACGCGTTGCTTAATTTTACCGTTATACCAAAAGACTATCTCTTCTTTGATTAAATATATGGCCTTTAAGAAGTTCGTTTTCCACGTATTTAGTTTTTCTACAGCCCTCCTTCTGGGAACAGTTGCTAGCCAGGCACAATCCAAACAGTGGTTCCATCTTGATCCTAAAGCAGATACAACGCTGGGCGTAAGCACCGACCGAGCCTACCGCGAATTACTGCAAAACCGCAAGCCTACGCCCGTAATCGTTGCCGTGATCGACGGGGGCATCGACTCAACCCACGAAGATTTAAAGCAGATTTTATGGACGAACCCCAAGGAAATTGCCGGAAATGGGATCGATGACGATAAAAATGGCTACGTGGATGACATCCACGGCTGGAATTTTATTGGCGGTAAAGACGGGAAAAATGTGCATTACGAAACAGCTGAGGTAACCCGCCTATACGCGCGTCTGCGCACCCTTTACGCGGCCAAATCCCGGGCTTCTTTGAAACCAGCTCAGCAGAAAGAATACGATCAGTACGTAAAGCTCAAGAAAGAAGTCGAAAGCAAACGCGCTGAATACCAACAACAATACGAATCAATCAATAGCTTTAACAGCCAGTTCCAGATGATTACGGAACTGTTGAAAAAGGCCCTGGGAACTACTAAACTGGACACTGCCGCGCTGAATAATCCCTCCATTGAAAACCCAATGGTTAAGAAGCAGGCTGGTGCGATTTATGGCCTGCTGGCCGAGCAAGGTTATACCGACGTTGAGGCGTTGCAAAAAGAACTGGGCCGGACTCTGGAAGAATTAAAATCACGCGTGGATTTTGCCTATAACCCCGACTTCGATACGCGTTCCATTGTGGGTGATAACCCGGATAATGTGAATGAAACCGCCTACGGAAACGCCGACGTTATGGGGCCTGATCCCATGCACGGCACGCACGTAGCCGGTATTATCGCCGCAGACCGCTCCAATAATTTGGGGGTTCAGGGCGTAGCCG of Tellurirhabdus bombi contains these proteins:
- a CDS encoding S8 family peptidase, with the translated sequence MAFKKFVFHVFSFSTALLLGTVASQAQSKQWFHLDPKADTTLGVSTDRAYRELLQNRKPTPVIVAVIDGGIDSTHEDLKQILWTNPKEIAGNGIDDDKNGYVDDIHGWNFIGGKDGKNVHYETAEVTRLYARLRTLYAAKSRASLKPAQQKEYDQYVKLKKEVESKRAEYQQQYESINSFNSQFQMITELLKKALGTTKLDTAALNNPSIENPMVKKQAGAIYGLLAEQGYTDVEALQKELGRTLEELKSRVDFAYNPDFDTRSIVGDNPDNVNETAYGNADVMGPDPMHGTHVAGIIAADRSNNLGVQGVADQVRIMAVRAVPSGDERDKDVANAIRYAVNNGAQIINMSFGKDYSPQRKVVDEAMRYALSKGVLLVHAAGNDSKLLDTTASFPSDRFMDGSAIPNLITVGATTPRNDKGLVAPFSNYGRKTVDVFAPGSAIYSTTPGSQYENLSGTSMAAPVVAGVAAVLKSYFPKLNYADLKRIIEKSAIVYHTQVIRPESTELVDFADLSKTGAVVNLYEAIKLASAEEAGKKAN